One stretch of Jiangella gansuensis DSM 44835 DNA includes these proteins:
- the menC gene encoding o-succinylbenzoate synthase: protein MKITGFELRRVAMPLVAPFRTSFGVETARDVLLVRAVTPDADGWGECVAMREPLYSPEYADGAADVITRFLAPRLFAAGEVTPNLVAGLLEPVRGHRMAKAALEAAVLDAWLRARGESFGGFLGAVRDRVPAGVSVGIMDTVPRLLDAVAGYLDQGYLRIKLKIEPGWDVEPVRAVRERFGDELLLQVDANAAYTLADARVLAALDEFDLLLIEQPLAEDDLRQHAALAQLIRTPVCLDESIESAKDAADALMLGAARVINIKPGRVGGYLEAKRIHDLAQAHGVAVWCGGMLESGIGRAANVALAALPGFTLPGDTSASDRYFAQDLTEPFVLEDGHVRVPAGPGLGVDPIPSVLAELTTSTTWLPQSR from the coding sequence ATGAAGATCACCGGATTCGAGCTGCGCCGGGTCGCGATGCCGCTGGTGGCACCGTTCCGGACGTCGTTCGGGGTCGAGACGGCCCGCGACGTGCTGCTCGTCCGGGCCGTCACCCCGGACGCCGACGGCTGGGGCGAGTGCGTGGCGATGCGTGAGCCGCTGTACTCGCCGGAGTACGCCGACGGGGCGGCCGACGTCATCACCCGGTTCCTCGCGCCCCGGCTGTTCGCCGCCGGTGAGGTGACACCGAACCTGGTGGCCGGGCTGCTGGAGCCGGTCCGCGGGCACCGGATGGCCAAGGCCGCGCTGGAGGCGGCCGTTCTGGACGCGTGGCTGCGGGCCCGGGGCGAGTCGTTCGGCGGATTCCTCGGGGCGGTACGCGACCGCGTGCCCGCCGGCGTCTCCGTCGGCATCATGGACACCGTCCCGCGGCTGCTCGACGCCGTCGCCGGCTACCTCGACCAGGGCTACCTGCGCATCAAGCTGAAGATCGAGCCCGGCTGGGACGTCGAGCCGGTGCGCGCCGTGCGCGAGCGGTTCGGCGACGAGCTGTTGCTGCAGGTCGACGCGAACGCCGCCTACACGCTGGCCGACGCGCGCGTGCTGGCGGCGCTCGACGAGTTCGACCTGCTGCTCATCGAGCAACCGCTGGCCGAGGACGACCTGCGCCAGCACGCCGCACTGGCCCAGCTGATCCGCACGCCGGTCTGTCTGGACGAATCCATCGAATCCGCGAAGGACGCCGCCGACGCCCTGATGCTCGGTGCCGCCCGGGTCATCAACATCAAGCCCGGCCGGGTCGGCGGATACCTGGAGGCCAAGCGCATCCACGACCTCGCCCAGGCCCACGGCGTCGCCGTCTGGTGCGGCGGCATGCTGGAATCCGGCATCGGCCGGGCCGCCAACGTCGCGCTGGCCGCCCTGCCCGGATTCACCCTGCCCGGCGACACGTCCGCGTCCGACCGCTACTTCGCCCAGGACCTCACCGAGCCGTTCGTGCTGGAGGACGGGCACGTGCGGGTCCCGGCCGGTCCAGGCCTCGGCGTCGACCCGATCCCGTCGGTGCTGGCGGAGCTGACGACGTCGACGACCTGGCTGCCCCAGTCCCGTTGA
- a CDS encoding NADP-dependent oxidoreductase, protein MTGAHAVRYSRYGGPEVLSLDDVPLPSPGPGQVRAAVRAAGVNPYDWKSRRGLFADDTAGAPVRPVRVGLEFAGTVDDVGPDVTGWSAGDAVFGMAAGSAATHVVAAASGLVAKPDWLTFPQAAALPIACETAYRAIRLLDVHAGQTVLVHAAAGAVGTVAAQLAVARGALVVGTASAANHEHLRALGVEPVLYGDGLAERVLAVSPDGGVDAVLDASGRGVLPVSIELAGGPERVVTIADGTADQYGVRATWSADLPLPEVFDVLLPLVERGAVRMPIAAAFPLERAGDAQRLSEDGHLRGKIVLEVTD, encoded by the coding sequence GTGACGGGCGCGCACGCGGTCCGGTACAGCCGGTACGGCGGTCCCGAGGTGCTGAGCCTCGACGACGTGCCGCTGCCCTCGCCCGGGCCCGGCCAGGTGCGGGCCGCCGTCCGGGCCGCCGGCGTCAACCCGTACGACTGGAAGTCCCGCCGCGGCCTGTTCGCCGACGACACCGCGGGTGCGCCGGTCCGGCCGGTCCGGGTGGGCCTGGAGTTCGCCGGCACCGTCGACGACGTCGGTCCGGACGTCACCGGATGGTCGGCCGGCGACGCCGTGTTCGGAATGGCCGCGGGTTCGGCGGCCACGCACGTCGTGGCAGCGGCGTCCGGCCTGGTGGCGAAGCCGGACTGGTTGACCTTCCCGCAGGCCGCGGCGCTGCCGATCGCGTGCGAGACGGCGTACCGGGCGATCCGGCTGCTGGACGTGCACGCCGGTCAGACCGTGCTCGTGCACGCTGCCGCCGGCGCCGTCGGCACGGTCGCCGCGCAGCTGGCAGTGGCCCGCGGCGCGCTCGTCGTCGGCACCGCCAGCGCGGCCAACCACGAGCACCTCCGCGCACTCGGGGTGGAGCCGGTGCTCTACGGTGACGGGCTGGCCGAGCGGGTCCTCGCCGTGTCACCCGACGGCGGGGTCGACGCCGTCCTCGACGCATCCGGCCGCGGGGTCCTGCCGGTCTCGATCGAGCTGGCCGGTGGTCCGGAGCGGGTCGTCACCATCGCCGACGGCACCGCCGACCAGTACGGAGTGCGCGCGACGTGGAGCGCCGACCTGCCGCTGCCCGAGGTCTTCGACGTGCTCCTGCCGCTGGTGGAGCGCGGCGCGGTGCGCATGCCCATCGCCGCGGCCTTCCCGCTCGAACGAGCCGGCGACGCCCAGCGCCTCAGCGAGGACGGGCACCTGCGCGGCAAGATCGTCCTCGAGGTCACCGATTAG
- a CDS encoding helix-turn-helix domain-containing protein has product MTLRARATLGRVLDDLGSTLLEVVAGRVDPSRSIGGVVIHDPLDPPAMPDNALVLGVGLAGPGEIAEVVRAVAADGAAGLVLRLPVDVDAEVRKAVAEEGLVVFGLTRGASWAQVAALLRSLLAVDDLGGVDDETLAGAGAGDLFALAAAVSALLDAPLTIEDLNSRVLAFSADQGRADESRKETVLGRQVPERYTRELERRGVFRALYASDRPVYIDGIEGTQLPRVAIRVRAGDEILGSMWAAVREPLSAEREQAFVDAAKLVALHLLRQRAGADVERRLRAELVATLLEGGPAAPEAATRLGLAAGPACVLALGVPGASGDPGDAGGAGPDAVTDAGLEADLQRVSGAFALHLAAVHPRSAVALVGGVVYGVVPLSGDDADANLRAVAVAEEFLNRIGRRSRVLVGIGDVAAGAAGLSRSRADADRALRVLRTQRRGTAGPRVARLADVQIASFLLELGGAMATERRVPSGAVARLAEYDGRHRSAMVDTLAAWLDAFGDVTAAAAAMHVHTNTFRYRLRRLGQIAGLDLDDPEARFAAMLELRLRAMVEPGSRAS; this is encoded by the coding sequence ATGACCCTACGAGCCAGGGCCACCCTGGGGCGCGTGCTCGACGATCTCGGGTCCACGCTGCTCGAGGTGGTCGCCGGCCGGGTCGATCCGAGCCGGTCGATCGGCGGCGTCGTCATCCACGATCCGCTCGACCCACCCGCCATGCCGGACAACGCGCTCGTGCTCGGGGTGGGGCTGGCCGGTCCCGGTGAGATCGCCGAGGTGGTGCGGGCGGTTGCCGCAGACGGCGCGGCCGGGCTGGTGTTGCGGCTTCCGGTCGACGTCGATGCCGAGGTCCGCAAGGCCGTGGCCGAGGAAGGGCTGGTGGTGTTCGGCCTGACGCGGGGCGCGTCGTGGGCGCAGGTGGCTGCGCTGCTGCGGTCGCTGCTCGCCGTCGACGATCTCGGCGGCGTCGACGACGAGACACTGGCCGGCGCCGGGGCGGGCGACCTGTTCGCGCTGGCCGCCGCCGTCTCCGCGCTCCTCGACGCGCCGCTGACCATCGAGGACCTGAACTCCCGGGTGCTGGCGTTCTCCGCCGACCAGGGACGCGCCGACGAATCGCGCAAGGAGACCGTGCTGGGGCGCCAGGTGCCGGAGCGCTACACGCGCGAACTGGAGCGACGCGGCGTCTTCCGGGCCCTCTACGCCTCCGACCGGCCGGTGTACATCGACGGCATCGAGGGCACTCAACTGCCGCGGGTGGCGATCCGGGTCCGCGCCGGCGACGAGATCCTCGGTTCCATGTGGGCGGCGGTCCGTGAACCGCTGTCGGCCGAACGTGAGCAGGCGTTCGTCGACGCCGCCAAGCTGGTGGCCCTGCATCTGCTGCGTCAGCGCGCCGGCGCCGACGTCGAGCGCCGACTGCGCGCCGAACTGGTGGCGACGCTGCTGGAGGGCGGGCCGGCCGCGCCCGAGGCCGCCACCCGCCTGGGGCTGGCCGCCGGCCCGGCCTGCGTGCTGGCGCTGGGCGTGCCCGGCGCGTCCGGTGACCCGGGTGACGCCGGCGGCGCCGGGCCCGACGCCGTCACCGACGCCGGCCTCGAGGCCGACCTGCAGCGGGTGAGCGGAGCGTTCGCGCTGCACCTGGCCGCCGTGCACCCCCGCTCGGCGGTGGCGCTGGTCGGCGGGGTCGTGTACGGCGTGGTGCCGCTGTCCGGCGACGACGCCGACGCGAACCTGCGGGCGGTCGCCGTCGCCGAGGAGTTCCTGAACCGGATCGGCCGCCGCAGCCGGGTCCTCGTCGGGATCGGCGACGTGGCGGCCGGTGCCGCCGGGCTGTCGCGGTCGCGCGCCGATGCCGACCGCGCCCTGCGGGTGCTGCGCACGCAGCGCCGCGGTACCGCCGGGCCGCGGGTGGCGCGGCTCGCGGACGTGCAGATCGCGTCGTTCCTGCTGGAACTCGGGGGCGCGATGGCGACCGAACGGCGGGTCCCGTCCGGGGCCGTGGCCCGGCTGGCCGAGTACGACGGCAGGCACCGCTCGGCCATGGTCGACACGCTGGCGGCCTGGCTGGACGCGTTCGGTGACGTGACGGCGGCCGCGGCGGCCATGCACGTGCACACGAACACCTTCCGGTACCGGCTGCGGCGGCTCGGCCAGATCGCCGGCCTGGACCTCGACGACCCGGAGGCGCGGTTCGCGGCGATGCTCGAACTGCGGCTGCGTGCCATGGTCGAACCGGGTTCCCGGGCATCGTAA
- a CDS encoding M20 family metallopeptidase, whose amino-acid sequence MNAAEAMADDLGRLVHCESPSADLVAVARSADVVAELGARLTGAEPERIVVDGCTHLRWRFGRPGVLLLGHHDTVWPVGSLAEHPWRVVDGRAYGPGCFDMKAGLVQLFHALASCGARGSLDGATVLVTGDEELGAPTSRPLILEEAARAHAAFVLEASADGGALKTARKGASWYELRVHGRAAHAGLEPWNGVNAVVELAHQVLAVAALDRGPDGATVTPTVAGAGTTANTVPATATAHIDARVPTAAEQRRVDEALDTLTPVLAGARVEVARGPRHPPFEPAASAELYELARSVAAGLGLPPLASAHVGGASDGNIVAGAGTPTLDGLGAVGAGAHAPGEYVEVAEMPRRAALLAGLVAAVGPGVPSVATKPGALDRADRP is encoded by the coding sequence ATGAACGCCGCCGAAGCGATGGCCGACGACCTCGGACGGCTGGTCCACTGCGAGTCGCCGTCGGCGGACCTCGTCGCGGTCGCCCGCAGCGCCGACGTCGTCGCGGAGCTGGGTGCCCGGCTCACCGGCGCGGAGCCGGAGCGGATCGTCGTCGACGGGTGCACCCACCTGCGCTGGCGGTTCGGCCGTCCCGGCGTGCTGCTGCTCGGCCACCACGACACCGTGTGGCCGGTGGGGTCGTTGGCCGAACACCCCTGGCGGGTGGTCGACGGGCGCGCGTACGGGCCGGGCTGCTTCGACATGAAGGCCGGGCTGGTACAGCTCTTCCACGCGCTGGCCTCGTGCGGAGCCCGGGGCTCGCTGGACGGGGCGACCGTGCTGGTCACCGGCGACGAGGAGCTCGGTGCCCCGACGTCGCGGCCACTGATCCTCGAGGAGGCTGCCCGGGCGCATGCCGCGTTCGTGCTGGAGGCCTCCGCCGACGGCGGCGCGCTCAAGACCGCGCGCAAGGGTGCCTCCTGGTACGAGCTGCGCGTGCACGGCCGGGCGGCGCACGCCGGTCTGGAGCCCTGGAACGGCGTCAACGCGGTGGTCGAGCTCGCCCACCAGGTGCTGGCCGTCGCCGCGCTGGACCGGGGTCCTGACGGCGCCACCGTCACACCGACGGTCGCCGGTGCCGGAACCACCGCGAACACCGTCCCGGCGACGGCGACGGCGCACATCGACGCCCGGGTGCCCACCGCCGCGGAGCAGCGCCGCGTCGACGAGGCGCTGGACACGCTGACACCGGTGCTGGCCGGGGCCCGCGTCGAGGTGGCGCGCGGACCGCGGCATCCGCCGTTCGAGCCGGCCGCCTCGGCCGAGCTGTACGAGCTGGCCCGGTCGGTCGCGGCCGGGCTGGGCCTGCCGCCGTTGGCATCGGCGCACGTCGGTGGCGCGTCCGACGGGAACATCGTCGCCGGGGCCGGCACGCCGACGCTGGACGGGTTGGGCGCGGTCGGCGCGGGGGCGCACGCGCCGGGCGAGTATGTGGAGGTCGCCGAGATGCCGCGGCGGGCTGCCTTGCTGGCCGGCCTCGTCGCCGCGGTCGGACCGGGTGTCCCGTCCGTGGCGACGAAACCAGGCGCACTGGATCGGGCGGACCGACCATGA
- a CDS encoding GNAT family N-acetyltransferase, with protein sequence MTGQPEPGSIEAVVHDVSRPLPSEFATPHDPVSVLGQQAARAAEEAARRSGVEVRVLDTLAELEGVYALFDRIWQPDASNPPVTVEHLRAMTHAGNYAAGAFIGGELVGACVGFFASPPGQALHSHVAGVSGAVRGRHVGFALKAHQRAWALERGLREITWTFDPLIRRNAYFNLAKLQARPQDYLVDFYGDMDDAINEGQGSDRLLIRWRLGDPSVVAACSAGGGTAPDEPAGALDALAESPSGRPVAAPRSAWESAQSCLVRTPADIEAMRRADPVAARQWRLAVRDVLGSLLSSGARVVGFTRSGAYVVERTDA encoded by the coding sequence ATGACGGGCCAGCCGGAGCCGGGCAGCATCGAAGCCGTGGTACACGACGTGAGCAGGCCGCTGCCCAGTGAGTTCGCGACGCCGCACGATCCGGTGTCCGTGCTGGGGCAGCAGGCCGCCCGGGCCGCGGAGGAGGCGGCGCGACGATCCGGGGTCGAGGTCCGGGTGCTCGACACCCTGGCCGAGCTGGAGGGCGTCTACGCGTTGTTCGACCGGATCTGGCAGCCGGACGCGTCGAACCCGCCCGTCACCGTCGAGCATCTGCGTGCCATGACGCATGCGGGCAACTACGCCGCGGGCGCGTTCATCGGCGGCGAACTGGTCGGTGCCTGCGTCGGGTTCTTCGCCTCGCCGCCGGGGCAGGCGTTGCACTCGCACGTCGCCGGCGTATCCGGCGCGGTCCGCGGGCGGCACGTCGGGTTCGCGCTCAAGGCGCATCAGCGGGCCTGGGCGCTGGAGCGGGGGCTGCGCGAGATCACCTGGACGTTCGACCCGCTGATCCGCCGCAACGCGTACTTCAACCTGGCGAAGCTGCAGGCCCGGCCGCAGGACTACCTGGTGGACTTCTACGGCGACATGGACGACGCCATCAACGAGGGCCAGGGCAGCGACCGGCTGCTGATCCGGTGGCGGCTGGGCGATCCGTCGGTGGTGGCCGCGTGCTCGGCCGGCGGCGGCACCGCTCCGGACGAGCCGGCCGGAGCGCTCGACGCGCTGGCCGAATCGCCGTCGGGGCGGCCGGTGGCCGCGCCCCGGTCCGCCTGGGAGTCCGCACAGTCGTGCCTGGTACGCACCCCGGCCGACATCGAGGCCATGCGGCGCGCCGACCCGGTGGCGGCCCGGCAGTGGCGGCTGGCCGTGCGCGACGTGCTGGGCTCGCTGCTGTCGTCCGGCGCCCGGGTAGTGGGTTTCACCCGCTCCGGCGCCTACGTCGTGGAGAGGACAGACGCATGA
- a CDS encoding ketopantoate reductase family protein, translating into MAFVIYGAGAIGGLLGARLFDTDADVRLIARGEHLTALREHGLRVESAEGAWTVPVPAAGSPAEAGVGPGDVVVLAMKSQDTAAALAELRTVAGPGTPVVCVQNGVANERMALRLFENVYAVCVMCPAAHVSPGVVQAHAAPVPGILDLGRYPGSVDDTAREISTAFAKAGFVSEPRADIMRWKYRKLIMNLGNAVGALCGPGDGTQPVLDLVRSEGEAVLAAAGSDVVSEEEDLARRAGILRFPPFEGRAPGGGSSVQSLLRGTGTIESDHLNGEIVLLGRLHGVPAPANELVRQLAVVAAREQLQPGSVPASELLAKLSEA; encoded by the coding sequence ATGGCCTTCGTGATCTATGGAGCCGGCGCGATCGGCGGTCTGCTGGGCGCACGGCTGTTCGATACCGACGCCGACGTACGCCTGATCGCCCGCGGTGAGCACCTGACTGCCCTGCGCGAACACGGCCTGCGGGTGGAGTCGGCCGAGGGTGCGTGGACCGTGCCGGTGCCGGCGGCCGGGTCACCCGCTGAGGCGGGCGTCGGCCCCGGCGACGTCGTCGTCCTCGCCATGAAGAGCCAGGACACCGCCGCCGCTCTCGCCGAGCTGCGGACGGTCGCGGGCCCGGGCACGCCGGTGGTCTGCGTCCAGAACGGCGTCGCCAACGAGCGGATGGCGCTGCGGTTGTTCGAGAACGTCTACGCCGTCTGCGTCATGTGCCCGGCGGCGCACGTCAGCCCGGGCGTGGTGCAGGCGCACGCGGCCCCGGTGCCGGGGATCCTTGACCTCGGCCGCTATCCCGGCAGCGTCGACGACACCGCCCGCGAGATCTCGACGGCGTTCGCCAAGGCCGGCTTCGTGTCCGAGCCGCGCGCGGACATCATGCGCTGGAAGTACCGCAAGCTGATCATGAACCTCGGCAACGCCGTCGGAGCCCTGTGCGGCCCCGGCGACGGGACGCAGCCCGTCCTCGACCTCGTGCGCTCCGAGGGCGAGGCCGTGCTGGCCGCGGCCGGGAGCGACGTCGTCAGCGAGGAGGAGGACCTCGCCCGGCGCGCCGGGATCCTCCGGTTCCCGCCCTTCGAGGGCCGCGCACCCGGCGGCGGATCGTCGGTGCAGAGCCTCCTGCGCGGCACCGGCACCATCGAGTCCGACCACCTCAACGGCGAGATCGTGCTCCTCGGCCGGCTGCACGGCGTGCCGGCCCCGGCCAACGAGCTGGTTCGCCAGCTGGCGGTGGTCGCGGCACGGGAGCAACTGCAGCCAGGGTCGGTGCCGGCCAGCGAGCTGCTGGCGAAGCTCTCCGAAGCGTGA
- a CDS encoding GuaB1 family IMP dehydrogenase-related protein has translation MRFLHDQVPEQDLTYSDVFLVPNRSRVGSRLDVDLATDDGSGTTIPLVAANMTAVSGRRMAETLARCGGLAVIPQDIPADVVGDVIAWVKRRHVVYDTPLTMPPSGTVGEAFNLLPKRGHGAVIVVDDGRAVGVVTEADCQDVDRFTQLRSVMSTELLTVPAGIAAEDAFNQLHDGRHRLAPVVDGDGRIVGILTRERALRATLYQPALDGDGRLRVGAAVGINGDVEGKAKALLAAGTDVLVVDTAHGHQERMLDVLRRIRSLDPQVPVVAGNVVTAEGVSDLVDAGADIVKVGVGPGAMCTTRMMTGVGRPQFSSVLECAARARELGVHVWADGGVRHPRDVALALAAGADNVMIGSWFAGTYESPGDVQRDGEGQLYKESFGMASARAVKLRTAEDTPFERARKGMFEEGVSTARMYLSASRPSVEDLVDTIVAGVRSAFTYVGAATLAEFRGRAVVGMQSASGYTEGMPVDVSW, from the coding sequence ATGAGGTTCCTTCACGACCAGGTACCCGAGCAGGACCTCACCTACAGCGACGTTTTCCTGGTGCCCAACCGGTCGCGGGTCGGGTCCCGGCTCGACGTCGACCTCGCCACCGACGACGGCAGCGGCACCACCATCCCGCTGGTCGCGGCCAACATGACAGCCGTGTCCGGCCGTCGGATGGCCGAGACGCTCGCCCGCTGCGGCGGCCTGGCGGTCATCCCGCAGGACATTCCCGCCGACGTCGTCGGCGACGTCATCGCCTGGGTCAAGCGTCGGCACGTCGTCTACGACACCCCGCTCACCATGCCGCCGTCGGGCACCGTCGGCGAGGCCTTCAACCTGCTGCCCAAGCGCGGCCACGGCGCCGTCATCGTCGTCGACGACGGCCGCGCGGTCGGCGTCGTCACCGAGGCGGACTGCCAGGACGTCGACCGCTTCACCCAACTGCGCTCCGTCATGTCCACCGAGCTGCTGACCGTTCCCGCCGGCATCGCCGCGGAGGACGCGTTCAACCAGCTGCACGACGGACGACACCGGCTGGCCCCGGTGGTCGACGGCGACGGGCGCATCGTCGGCATCCTGACCCGGGAGCGGGCGTTGCGGGCCACGCTCTACCAGCCGGCGCTCGACGGCGACGGCCGGCTGCGCGTCGGGGCCGCGGTCGGCATCAACGGCGACGTCGAGGGGAAGGCCAAGGCGCTGCTCGCGGCCGGCACCGACGTGCTCGTCGTCGACACCGCGCACGGGCACCAGGAACGCATGCTGGACGTGCTGCGCCGGATCCGCTCCCTGGACCCGCAGGTGCCGGTGGTGGCCGGCAACGTCGTCACCGCCGAGGGCGTCAGCGACCTCGTCGACGCGGGCGCCGACATCGTCAAGGTCGGCGTCGGGCCGGGCGCCATGTGCACCACCCGGATGATGACCGGCGTCGGCCGGCCGCAGTTCTCCTCCGTCCTCGAATGCGCCGCCCGAGCGCGTGAACTGGGCGTGCACGTGTGGGCCGACGGCGGCGTCCGGCACCCCCGCGACGTCGCGTTGGCGCTGGCGGCCGGCGCCGACAACGTCATGATCGGCTCCTGGTTCGCCGGCACCTACGAGTCGCCCGGCGACGTCCAGCGCGACGGCGAGGGCCAGCTGTACAAGGAGAGCTTCGGCATGGCGTCCGCGCGGGCGGTGAAGTTGCGCACGGCCGAGGACACCCCGTTCGAGCGCGCCCGCAAGGGCATGTTCGAAGAGGGCGTGTCGACCGCGCGCATGTACCTGTCGGCGTCCCGGCCCAGCGTGGAGGACCTGGTGGACACCATCGTGGCGGGCGTGCGCAGCGCGTTCACCTACGTCGGCGCGGCCACGCTCGCCGAGTTCCGCGGGCGGGCCGTGGTCGGGATGCAGAGCGCTTCCGGCTACACCGAGGGCATGCCCGTGGACGTGAGCTGGTGA